One window from the genome of Drosophila albomicans strain 15112-1751.03 chromosome 2L, ASM965048v2, whole genome shotgun sequence encodes:
- the LOC117565277 gene encoding RNA-binding protein Rsf1: MTDQRGTRVYVGNLTDKVKKDDLEGEFTKYGKLNSVWIAFNPPGFAFVEFEHRDDAEKACDILNGSELLGSQLRVEISKGRPRQGRRGGPGDRGRRGDVGGRHSITNSSGGGFRQQRGSSSSSSRHCERSYSSGRSNSGYGGGGNSRDGGSSSNGFSRRDAYSSGVRDSNRYGGSSSSSSYSRNGGQGGGGRFRSRSPVIYPRF; this comes from the coding sequence ATGACTGATCAACGGGGGACTAGAGTTTACGTTGGCAACTTAACGGATAAGGTCAAAAAAGACGATCTCGAAGGTGAATTTACAAAGTACGGCAAACTGAATTCGGTATGGATTGCATTTAATCCACCCGGATTTGCCTTTGTTGAATTCGAGCATCGTGACGATGCCGAAAAGGCATGTGACATTCTCAATGGCTCCGAACTCTTGGGTTCACAATTGCGAGTCGAAATCAGCAAGGGACGTCCGCGACAAGGCCGGCGTGGTGGACCAGGCGACCGAGGACGCCGCGGCGATGTCGGCGGCCGGCACAGCATAACAAATAGCAGTGGAGGTGGTTTTCGGCAACAGCGCGGATCGAGCAGCTCCAGCAGCCGCCATTGTGAACGCAGTTACAGCTCGGGACGCTCCAATTCGGGCTACGGCGGTGGTGGCAACAGCCGTgatggcggcagcagcagcaatggcttCAGCCGTCGCGATGCGTACAGCAGTGGAGTTCGAGATAGCAACCGCtatggcggcagcagcagcagttcaaGCTACAGTCGCAATGGTGGGCAAGGCGGTGGAGGACGTTTTAGATCCCGTTCACCAGTCATATATCCTCGGTTTTAA
- the LOC117563465 gene encoding uncharacterized protein LOC117563465 → METNTERSTEATSTELRREARRKKILESAKSRLEKLNGRVHPHDANSPEVLEYSDPEVEPNIQVGSKNYQEDAFNSVFFTSASSNTTNLETPSFFVKSRALIFVAAIVGYILSQYANNILFVPVGLCILIEVFYYKGHQYLNNNIVNMIVPMVLLFAGPSLGNKIKQINSLVSISQSLLINLAITIFCICLSSFLFQLFSLNHIVEIK, encoded by the exons atggAGACCAATACAGAACGGAGTACAGAAGCGACTTCAACAGAATTAAGAAGAGAGGCCCGCCGTAAAAAAATATTGGAAAGCGCAAAAAGTCGACTGGAGAAACTGAATGGCAGAGTGCACCCACATG aCGCAAATTCCCCTGAGGTTTTGGAATACTCGGACCCTGAAGTGGAACCCAACATTCAAGTCGGAAGTAAAAATTATCAAGAAGATGCGTTTAATTCCGTATTTTTTACCTCAGCCAGCAGTAATACAACTAATCTAGAGACCCCCAGCTTTTTTGTAAAAAGCAGAGCCCTTATTTTCGTTGCTGCTATAGTGGGATACATTCTATCTCAGTATGCAAATAACATCCTCTTTGTTCCAGTTGGGTTATGCATACTGATTGAAGTGTTTTATTATAAAGGGCATCAATATCTGAACAACAATATTGTTAATATGATTGTGCCAATGGTACTTTTGTTTGCTGGCCCTTCGTTGGGAAACAAGATAAAACAGATTAATAGTCTCGTCTCGATTTCACAATCTCTCCTTATAAATCTTGCTATAACCATATTCTGCATATGCCTAAGTAGCtttttgtttcaattgtttAGCTTAAATCATATTgtggaaattaaataa
- the LOC117563468 gene encoding REPTOR-binding partner isoform X1 — protein sequence MDCESIQMAISDENNLTERKESGRRGRKPGRKTSSEKVDIKAKLERSRQSARECRARKKLRYQYLEELVADREKAVIALRTELERLIQWDRQMAESDSPNNDVDQLLKEIGILKQELHA from the exons ATGGATTGTGAAAGCATTCAAATGGCGATATCAGATGAAAATAATCTGACT GAACGCAAGGAAAGCGGTAGGAGAGGACGCAAACCTGGCAGAAAAACCTCCTCAGAAAAAGTTGATATTAAAGCCAAACTTG AACGGAGCCGGCAAAGTGCCAGAGAATGCAGAGCACGAAAGAAGCTTCGGTATCAATATCTGGAGGAGCTTGTTGCTGATCGCGAAAAGGCTGTAATTGCATTGCGTACTGAACTGGAGCGA CTAATACAATGGGATAGGCAGATGGCTGAAAGTGACAGTCCCAATAATGATGTTGATCAGCTGCTGAAGGAGATTGGCATCCTTAAGCAAGAGCTACATGCTTGA
- the LOC117563468 gene encoding REPTOR-binding partner isoform X2: MDCESIQMAISDENNLTERKESGRRGRKPGRKTSSEKVDIKAKLERSRQSARECRARKKLRYQYLEELVADREKAVIALRTELERVANTMG, encoded by the exons ATGGATTGTGAAAGCATTCAAATGGCGATATCAGATGAAAATAATCTGACT GAACGCAAGGAAAGCGGTAGGAGAGGACGCAAACCTGGCAGAAAAACCTCCTCAGAAAAAGTTGATATTAAAGCCAAACTTG AACGGAGCCGGCAAAGTGCCAGAGAATGCAGAGCACGAAAGAAGCTTCGGTATCAATATCTGGAGGAGCTTGTTGCTGATCGCGAAAAGGCTGTAATTGCATTGCGTACTGAACTGGAGCGAGTTG CTAATACAATGGGATAG
- the LOC117563461 gene encoding ubiquitin carboxyl-terminal hydrolase 14, which produces MPSFKVKVKWGRELYPDIDVNTDEEPILFKAQLFALTGVQPERQKVMCKGGILKDDEWNLQLKDGAVVLLLGSKEKVPEVPQTPVKFIEDMNEAEAATAMRIPAGLTNLGNTCYMNATVQCLRAVPELRKALVNFGQDTSDSGSTASTVSSAMKIVFAQMEKGTTITPIVLLQALHRASPQFAQTGENGTYRQQDANECWSEILKMLQQKLRPLSQESDGAIAEKKTHNSFIEQFFGGTFEVKMTADEAPDEPATISSENFLQLSCFISMEVKYMQSGLKSKMKEQLVKNSESLGRDAHYTRTYLVSRLPAYLTVQFVRFQYKGKEGINAKVLKDIKFPMDFDAFELCTPELQQKLCPMRAKFKEVDDKKMEVESQIKQTAKSMEIDEEIDESKYEKFSFDDDLGSNNSGFYTLKAVLTHKGRSSSSGHYVAWVRSSGDVWFKFDDDDVTSVTTDEILRLSGGGDWHCAYVLLYGPKLLDKC; this is translated from the exons ATGCCGTCCTTCAAag TAAAAGTGAAATGGGGCCGCGAACTTTATCCGGATATTGATGTGAATACCGATGAGGAGCCAATCTTGTTTAAAGCTCAACTATTTGCGCTCACTGGCGTGCAACCAGAACGGCAAAAAGTGATGTGTAAAGGCGGAATTCTCAAGGATGATGAATGGAATTTACAGCTGAAGGAT GGTGCAGTTGTGTTATTACTGGGTTCCAAGGAAAAGGTGCCAGAGGTTCCTCAAACACCAGTTAAATTTATCGAAGACATGAACGAGGCCGAAGCAGCCACAGCG ATGCGTATTCCAGCCGGTTTAACCAATCTGGGAAATACATGCTACATGAATGCCACCGTTCAGTGTTTAAGAGCTGTGCCTGAGTTGCGCAAAGCATTGGTTAATTTTGGCCAAGATACTTCAGATAGTGGATCAACGGCATCGACCGTTTCATCGGCCATGAAGATCGTATTTGCCCAAATGGAGAAGGGCACTACAATTACGCCAATTGTGCTTTTGCAGGCTTTACATCGAGCGTCGCCACAATTTGCTCAGACTGGAGAGAATGGCACCTATCGTCAGCAGGATGCCAACGAATGTTGGTCAGAGATTCTCAAGATGCTGCAGCAAAAACTGCGTCCATTGAGTCAAGAATCGGATGGTGCTATTGCCGAAAAGAAAACGCACAA CTCATTTATTGAACAGTTCTTTGGCGGCACCTTTGAAGTGAAAATGACCGCAGACGAAGCTCCTGATGAACCTGCCACAATTTCATCTGAGAATTTCTTGCAGTTGAGTTGCTTTATTTCCATGGAGGTTAAATACATGCAAAGTGGTCTCAAATCG aaAATGAAAGAACAGCTGGTTAAAAACTCTGAATCCTTGGGTCGCGATGCGCATTATACCAGAACT TATTTAGTGAGCCGTCTTCCCGCTTATTTGACCGTTCAGTTCGTACGTTTCCAATACAAAGGCAAAGAGGGTATCAATGCGAAGGTCTTGAAAGACATTAAATTTCCCATGGATTTCGATGCATTTGAACTGTGCACGCCCGAATTACAACAAAAGTTGTGTCCCATGCGTGCCAAATTTAAGGAAGTCGATGATAAAAAAATGGAAGTGGAGTCGCAGATAAAGCAAACTGCCAAATCGATGGAGATCGACGAGGAAATCGATGAAAGCAAGTATGAGAAATTCTCATTCGATGACGATTTGGGAAGCAACAATTCGGGATTTTATACGCTGAAGGCTGTGTTGACACACAAGGGCCGCTCCAGTTCGTCAGGTCATTATGTGGCCTGGGTGCGTTCCAGTGGCGATGTCTGGTTCAAATTTGATGATGACGACGTCACTTCGGTAACAACCGATGAGATATTGCGACTTTCTGGCGGCGGCGATTGGCATTGCGCATATGTTCTTTTGTATGGCCCAAAACTTTTAGATAAGTGCTAG